The following are from one region of the Gammaproteobacteria bacterium genome:
- a CDS encoding type II toxin-antitoxin system HicB family antitoxin, which produces MNTINYKGYAARVEYSDEDDCLVGHIAGINDVIGFHADSVSELHAAFEEAVDDYIQTCKKIGRPPQKPYSGKIMLRVPPEIHARAAMLAEANGKSLNSWMTELLSNRG; this is translated from the coding sequence AGAGTTGAATATAGTGACGAAGATGACTGCTTAGTGGGTCATATCGCAGGCATTAATGATGTCATTGGATTTCATGCAGATTCTGTTTCTGAACTTCATGCGGCGTTTGAAGAAGCCGTCGATGATTATATTCAGACATGCAAAAAAATAGGCAGACCACCACAGAAACCGTATTCAGGTAAAATCATGTTGCGTGTTCCACCAGAAATTCATGCGCGTGCAGCCATGTTGGCAGAAGCCAATGGAAAAAGCTTGAACTCTTGGATGACTGAATTACTTTCCAATAGAGGTTGA
- a CDS encoding DNA-binding protein: MRNLLMNTAHEIASDLHETGVINAVTMREYDALALTPVDELSPIEIKKQGACV; encoded by the coding sequence ATGAGAAATCTTTTAATGAATACTGCGCATGAAATTGCAAGTGATCTCCATGAAACTGGCGTTATTAATGCAGTGACAATGCGTGAATATGATGCATTGGCACTTACGCCCGTCGATGAATTGAGCCCCATTGAAATCAAGAAACAGGGCGCATGTGTATGA